GAACGGCCCCAGTGGTCATATATAGGTGACACGGCAAGAGCAGCCACGGTAGCCCGTGGACAACCCCGCCGCATTGAACGCAACCCTCCGTCGCTCACCTCCCCACCATCGCCCTCACCACCCCATCCCTCCGGATCAACCCGTGATACAGCGCAGCCGCAAAGTGCGCGAGGAACGTAGCGAAGAACAGGTAAGCCAATACCCGATGCGCGACCCTGAGCCAGGCAAACGCCACCGGATCAGCCGAGACCAGCGCCGGCAACTGCACGCCGCCACCCAAAGTCACTGGATACCCGCCAGCTGAAAGCATCGCCCACCCGATCAGCGGCATCGCGACCATCAGCGCATACAGCACGAGATGTGACCCGTGCGCGGCGACCTTCTGCCACCCAGGCAAATCGCCAGGCAGCGCCGGCGGCTTCGACACGAACCGCACCACGATCCGCACGCAAACCAGCACGAGCACGGCAATCCCCAGCGGCTTATGCAAAGCCACCAGGAAATCATGCCGCTCGGATACGGACGCCACCATCCCCACCCCGATGAACAGCATCGCGACGATCATCGCGGCCATCACCCAATGCAGCACCCTCGCCGGCAAACCAAACGTCGTCGTAGCCTTCATCACCGTCC
This window of the Burkholderia cepacia GG4 genome carries:
- a CDS encoding cytochrome b, with product MKATTTFGLPARVLHWVMAAMIVAMLFIGVGMVASVSERHDFLVALHKPLGIAVLVLVCVRIVVRFVSKPPALPGDLPGWQKVAAHGSHLVLYALMVAMPLIGWAMLSAGGYPVTLGGGVQLPALVSADPVAFAWLRVAHRVLAYLFFATFLAHFAAALYHGLIRRDGVVRAMVGR